In Rhinolophus ferrumequinum isolate MPI-CBG mRhiFer1 chromosome 18, mRhiFer1_v1.p, whole genome shotgun sequence, a genomic segment contains:
- the UBXN6 gene encoding UBX domain-containing protein 6 isoform X1 produces the protein MKKFFEEIKADIKFKGAGPGQKLTESVGEKAPKGKPNQLALQHPRQGPTDEAQMAAAAALARLEQRQPRARGPVSQDSIRNQVRKELQAEATVGASPEAPGTNMVPEAKEEGSTHLLVPGVYFTCPLTGAILRKDQRDTHIKEAILSHFATDPVAASIMKIHTFNKDRDRVKLGVDTIAKYLDNIHLHPEEEKYQKIKLQNKVFQERINCLEGTHEFFEAIGFQKALLPVPDRESPEEFYVLSETALAQPQSLERHKEQLLCAEPVRATLARQRRVFRPSPLASQFDLPVDFFNLTAEEVKREQRLRAEAVERLSVLRTKAMREKEEQREMRKYSYTLLRVRLPDGCLLQGTFYARERVAALYTFVREALQSDWLPFELLASGGQKLSEDENLAFNECGLVPSALLTFSWDAAVLEDIRAAGAEPDSSLLKPELLSAIEKLS, from the exons ATGAAGAAATTCTTTGAGGAAATCAAAGCTGACATCAAGTTTAAGGGCGCGGGGCCTGGACAGAAGCTCACGGAGTCGGTGGG GGAGAAGGCCCCCAAAGGAAAGCCCAACCAGCTGGCACTCCAGCACCCCCGCCAGGGACCCACCGATGAGGCGCAGATGGCAGCGGCAGCGGCCCTGGCCCGGCTCGAGCAGAGGCAGCCCAGGGCCCGGGGCCCCGTGTCGCAGGACTCCATCCGGAACCAGG TGAGAAAGGAACTTCAAGCCGAGGCGACTGTCGGTGCGAGCCCGGAGGCCCCCGGGACCAACATG GTACCCGAGGCCAAAGAGGAAGGCTCAACCCACCTGCTGGTGCCTGGCGTGTACTTCACCTGCCCACTCACGGGGGCCATCCTGAGGAAGGACCAGCGGGATACCCACATCAAAGAGGCCATTCTCTCT cacTTCGCCACTGACCCGGTAGCTGCCTCCATCATGAAGATCCACACATTCAACAAAGACCGGGACAGGGTGAAGCTGGGCGTGGACACCATCGCCAA GTACTTGGACAACATCCACCTGCATCCCGAGGAGGAGAAGTACCAGAAGATCAAGCTGCAGAACAAGGTGTTCCAG GAGCGCATTAACTGCCTGGAAGGGACCCACGAGTTTTTCGAGGCCATTGGCTTCCAGAAGGCATTGTTGCCGGTGCCGGATCGGG AGAGCCCCGAAGAGTTCTACGTGCTGAGCGAGACCGCCCTGGCCCAGCCCCAGAGCCTGGAGAGGCACAAGGAGCAGCTGCTGTGCGCCGAGCCCGTGCGGGCCACGCTCGCCCGCCAGCGCCGCGTCTTCCGGCCCTCGCCCCTGGCCTCCCAGTTCGACCTGCCGGTCGACTTCTTCAACCTCACGGCTGAGGAGGTGAAGCGGGAGCAGCGGCTCAGGGCCGAGGCGGTGGAGCGGCTGAGTGTGCTGCGCACCAAGGCCATGCGGGAgaaggaggagcagagagagatgCGCAAGTACAGCTACACGCTGCTGCGCGTCCGCCTGCCCGACGGCTGCCTCCTCCAGG GGACCTTCTATGCCCGGGAGCGGGTGGCCGCACTCTACACGTTTGTCCGGGAAGCTTTGCAGAGCGACTGGCTGCCCTTCGAGCTGCTGGCCTCTGGTGGGCAGAAGTTGTCGGAGGACGAGAACCTGGCTTTCAATGAGTGTGGGCTG GTGCCCTCAGCCCTCCTGACCTTCTCATGGGACGCCGCAGTGCTGGAGGACATCAGGGCTGCGGGAGCTGAGCCAGACTCATCTCTCCTGAAACCCGAGCTCCTGTCGGCCATCGAGAAGCTCTCGTGA
- the UBXN6 gene encoding UBX domain-containing protein 6 isoform X2 has protein sequence MAAAAALARLEQRQPRARGPVSQDSIRNQVRKELQAEATVGASPEAPGTNMVPEAKEEGSTHLLVPGVYFTCPLTGAILRKDQRDTHIKEAILSHFATDPVAASIMKIHTFNKDRDRVKLGVDTIAKYLDNIHLHPEEEKYQKIKLQNKVFQERINCLEGTHEFFEAIGFQKALLPVPDRESPEEFYVLSETALAQPQSLERHKEQLLCAEPVRATLARQRRVFRPSPLASQFDLPVDFFNLTAEEVKREQRLRAEAVERLSVLRTKAMREKEEQREMRKYSYTLLRVRLPDGCLLQGTFYARERVAALYTFVREALQSDWLPFELLASGGQKLSEDENLAFNECGLVPSALLTFSWDAAVLEDIRAAGAEPDSSLLKPELLSAIEKLS, from the exons ATGGCAGCGGCAGCGGCCCTGGCCCGGCTCGAGCAGAGGCAGCCCAGGGCCCGGGGCCCCGTGTCGCAGGACTCCATCCGGAACCAGG TGAGAAAGGAACTTCAAGCCGAGGCGACTGTCGGTGCGAGCCCGGAGGCCCCCGGGACCAACATG GTACCCGAGGCCAAAGAGGAAGGCTCAACCCACCTGCTGGTGCCTGGCGTGTACTTCACCTGCCCACTCACGGGGGCCATCCTGAGGAAGGACCAGCGGGATACCCACATCAAAGAGGCCATTCTCTCT cacTTCGCCACTGACCCGGTAGCTGCCTCCATCATGAAGATCCACACATTCAACAAAGACCGGGACAGGGTGAAGCTGGGCGTGGACACCATCGCCAA GTACTTGGACAACATCCACCTGCATCCCGAGGAGGAGAAGTACCAGAAGATCAAGCTGCAGAACAAGGTGTTCCAG GAGCGCATTAACTGCCTGGAAGGGACCCACGAGTTTTTCGAGGCCATTGGCTTCCAGAAGGCATTGTTGCCGGTGCCGGATCGGG AGAGCCCCGAAGAGTTCTACGTGCTGAGCGAGACCGCCCTGGCCCAGCCCCAGAGCCTGGAGAGGCACAAGGAGCAGCTGCTGTGCGCCGAGCCCGTGCGGGCCACGCTCGCCCGCCAGCGCCGCGTCTTCCGGCCCTCGCCCCTGGCCTCCCAGTTCGACCTGCCGGTCGACTTCTTCAACCTCACGGCTGAGGAGGTGAAGCGGGAGCAGCGGCTCAGGGCCGAGGCGGTGGAGCGGCTGAGTGTGCTGCGCACCAAGGCCATGCGGGAgaaggaggagcagagagagatgCGCAAGTACAGCTACACGCTGCTGCGCGTCCGCCTGCCCGACGGCTGCCTCCTCCAGG GGACCTTCTATGCCCGGGAGCGGGTGGCCGCACTCTACACGTTTGTCCGGGAAGCTTTGCAGAGCGACTGGCTGCCCTTCGAGCTGCTGGCCTCTGGTGGGCAGAAGTTGTCGGAGGACGAGAACCTGGCTTTCAATGAGTGTGGGCTG GTGCCCTCAGCCCTCCTGACCTTCTCATGGGACGCCGCAGTGCTGGAGGACATCAGGGCTGCGGGAGCTGAGCCAGACTCATCTCTCCTGAAACCCGAGCTCCTGTCGGCCATCGAGAAGCTCTCGTGA